The Lutra lutra chromosome 16, mLutLut1.2, whole genome shotgun sequence genome segment ACCCATCACAGGATGATGCCAAGGACTCGGAGAGTGCCAATGTATCAGACAAGGAAGGGGGCAGCAATGAGAATGACGACCAGAACCTGGGCGCCAAACGACGGGGGCCGCGCACAACCATCAAGGCGAAGCAACTGGAAACTCTGAAGGCGGCCTTTGCTGCTACTCCCAAGCCCACGCGCCACATCCGGGAGCAGCTGGCTCAGGAGACTGGCCTCAATATGCGTGTCATCCAGGTCAGGGCGTGGGCATGCCACTCAGTCCCACCCCGCATCCAGACCGACATGGCTCCTCTAGGCAGGCACCCAGGCCTAGCTGGGGAAACCCAGCCTCAAGGAGGGGAGTGAGTtctgggaggctggaggggggAGGACTGGAGAGGCCCAGACACATCCCTACCCTGGTGTCCTGTGCTGTGCTGCCCCATTGCGGAGGGCATCTGGAAATCCCTAGGCTCCCTCCATTATCCAGTTTGTAGCTGGTGATGGTcttggcagagggggagggatggggagctCAGCCCgaagctggaggaggggacatCATTGGACGCCACTAGGGAGTTGGGACCCTTTCTTCTGCAACACTCACCTTGTTTGGAAGGAGCCCAGAGGTCTTTGAGCATGCCAGAATTAATGAGTTCCACTGACTTCTCCACAACATAGatctccctctgtgtcccccacctactttgagggtctcttaCTTCAGTTAGACAAGCCCCAGAGCAGAGAGACGGACATCTTCTCCAGAGAGAGATGGGGCATCCTGGTTTGAAAGGGAAGAGGCCTGGGCTGGAGTCAGCTCAGGCTCTGGCAGTCTAGAATGGAATACGGAGGCGAGGTAGACATCTGGGCATCTGTGCCACTGTGTTGTGAGGACTTCGGGCTGCATGTGATTTGGGCCCCAGTATCCGGCCCACAGTGAGGTGTGTGGTTCACCTGCGGAGGCTCTGCAAGGATGTGCTGGGTGTGCCTGGAGGCTGAGTGTGCCAGGGAACACATTTGCAGGCTGCCTTCCAGGGGAGGCCTTGTAGCCCCTGGGAGGCTGTGCCAACCTGCAGTGAATGGAGGGTTGCATGTCTGTGTCCTTGTCAGTGAGAGGCTGTGGACAAGTATATTTTGCACTGGGAGATTTGCATGGCTGTGAAAAGGAGATTGTGGGTTTTGGTGTCACTGTCATTGGTAGACTGAGTGTCAACAGGAGACTGTTTAGTTCTCTGTCACGATCATGCGGGGGAGGGAACTGCCAGGGACCGTGAATGGGAAGCTGTGTGTGTCCAACACTATTTGGGGAGGTTATCTATGTGTGTAGAGCCCCTAGGAGCTGAAACTGTGACAGTGTGACTGTTGGAAACAACTCCAACTGCCTCACGTCGGGCAGGGAGGCTTGCCCATGTCCCCAGTCGGGAATCCCGTATATCATTGGCTCTGGGGCCATCTTGCGCGGCCCACTCAGAGACAtaaccccccccacacacacacacacacacaaacacaacacaacacacacaacacgCACACACTTGGGAGACATGAGTCTTGCTAGCGGTTGGAGGGGTTCAGGACGATCAGCCGCGCACCcgaagttggggggaggggagagtctCCGGGGGCCTCACCTCGCCGCGTGTGTGCTTCAGGTCTGGTTCCAGAACAGACGTTCCAAGGAACGGAGGATGAAGCAGTTAAGCGCGCTGGGCGCCCGGCGCCACGCCTTCTTCCGCAGCCCGCGCCGGATGCGGCCGCTGGTGGACCGCCTGGAGCCAGGCGAGCTCATCCCCAACGGGCCCTTCTCCTTCTACGGAGGTGAGTGTGCTGCCGAGTGGCAGGGCGCGGCCAGCCGGGGTTGGCTTCGTTGGAAGCGGGTGGCAGCGCGGGAGGCGCTCCCGGTTTTCTTTAGAGAAGTGCCGAGCgggggagagatggagaaggCTGGGGAGTAAATCAAGGGTGGGTAGTCTGCACCGAGTGCTGAATTCCTGACCGTGAAGGACGCGGGTGGGCTGGTAGGGAGCAGCTCCAATGTTTGCACCAGGCCTCCTCCCTGGTGCCAGCCCCGCAGGGGAGCCCCCCAACAGCGAGTTCCCCCTATTGCCTTTATCGTCCTTCCTCCTCCGCCCTGACATCCTCTTCCCCGCCGCTCCGCAGATTACCAGAGCGAGTACTACGGGCCCGGGGGCAACTACGACTTCTTCCCGCAAGGCCCCCCGTCCTCGCAGGCTCAGACACCAGTGGACCTGCCCTTCGTGCCATCGTCCGGGCCCTCCGGGACACCCCTGGGCGGCCTGGAGCACCCGCTGCCCGGACACCACCCGTCGAGCGAGGCGCAACGGTTCACTGACATCCTGGCGCATCCCCCAGGGGACTCGCCCAGTCCAGAGCCCAGCCTGCCGGGGCCTCTACACTCAATGTCGGCTGAGGTCTTCGGGCCCAGCCCGCCCTTCTCATCGCTGTCGGTCAACGGCGGGGCGAGCTATGGGAACCACCTGTCTCACCCCCCCGAAATGAACGAGGCGGCCGTGTGGTAGCGGGATCTCGCACAGTCCGCGGAGTTCGTGGTTGTACAGAAATGAacctttatttaagaaaaatagaaaaaagaagaaaaaaaaaacataaaaagcaagtcacccccccccacacacacacacacacacttccctcaGCCTCGGGGACCATTTTCCGTCTGGGGAGTCCGGATGGGAAAGGGGGACAAGAAACAGGATCCAAATCAGCCTGGAGGCAGAACTGGGATCCATGCGCTGGATGGCGAGGTGCAGAACTGGGGCTCCCGAAGGGATATGCAGACCTCTCCCCATCTTCCACCTGGACCCGGATGTGGGGACAGACGCCCCAAGTGTGCACGCCCGG includes the following:
- the LHX1 gene encoding LIM/homeobox protein Lhx1, producing MVHCAGCKRPILDRFLLNVLDRAWHVKCVQCCECKCNLTEKCFSREGKLYCKNDFFRCFGTKCAGCAQGISPSDLVRRARSKVFHLNCFTCMMCNKQLSTGEELYIIDENKFVCKEDYLSNSSVTKENSLHSATTGSDPSLSPDSQDPSQDDAKDSESANVSDKEGGSNENDDQNLGAKRRGPRTTIKAKQLETLKAAFAATPKPTRHIREQLAQETGLNMRVIQVWFQNRRSKERRMKQLSALGARRHAFFRSPRRMRPLVDRLEPGELIPNGPFSFYGDYQSEYYGPGGNYDFFPQGPPSSQAQTPVDLPFVPSSGPSGTPLGGLEHPLPGHHPSSEAQRFTDILAHPPGDSPSPEPSLPGPLHSMSAEVFGPSPPFSSLSVNGGASYGNHLSHPPEMNEAAVW